GCACAGCAGCACCTGTTCGCCCCATACCGGCACCGTGCCGACCACGTTGCGCGGATTCTGGTAGTGGATCGTGCCGCATTGGTCGCAGACGAAGCGTTCGCGGTTGTCGCCGGTCGGGATTCGCGCAACGACCTCGTGGCCGCAGGCTGAGCAGAATTTCATGGGAATGGGGAGCGAAAGGGTGATGCGAGTGTATCACCGGGCGGGGCGATTCCTGAACAGCGGAGGGCGGCGGCGCGAACGTGTCGGCGCGCTGGCTCGCAAACCCGCTGCGATAACGGAGGCCTGGCGGGGGCCGGAAACAGGCGCATGTCGATGGCGACCGGACGATGCAATACCGGCGCCCCAAAACGAAAATGGGCCACGAGCTTTGCGCTGTGACCCATCATCGATTCGACTTGGTTGCGGGGGTAGGATTTGAACCTACGACCTTCGGGTTATGAGCCCGACGAGCTGCCAGACTGCTCCACCCCGCGTCCGTCAGAAGAATTAAATTATAGGGTGTTCCCGGACGGCGTGCAAGCGTTTTGTTCGATCCCGTCATGGTGCGTCGAGCGTGGCACCGCTAGGCTAGAATCTTTCGGCCGCGCGGGAGTCCCGTTTTGCGTCCCGGCTCCGGACCTTTTCACCATCGGGCAGCCCACCCGCCTGCGATGCGCCGCCCGCTTCGACGATCTTCATGGACCTCGCTCACGATCTGCAATCCATCCTCGTTCAGGAACACACGCTCGTCTTCCCGCAGTTCGATACCGGCCGCGCCTGGGCGCTCGGCGTGCGGCTGCGCGAGATGGCGGTGGCGCGCGGCCACGCCGTGGCGATCGACATCGGCACCTTCGGCCAGCCGCTGTTCTTCGCGGCGCTCGACGGCGCGACGCCCGACAACCTCGTCTGGATCGCGCGCAAGCGCAACACGGTCGCGCATTTCCGGCGCAGTTCGTATGCGATCGGCCTGCGCATGAAGCAGGCCGGGACCACGCTCTTCGCGAAGCACGCGCTGCCGGCCTCCGAGTATGCCGAGCACGGCGGCGCGTTCCCGCTTGCCGTCGCGGGCGTGGGCGTGATCGGCACCGTCACGGTGTCGGGCCTGCCGCAGCGCGCCGATCACGAGCTCGTGGTCGAGGCGCTCAGCGCGGAGCTCGGCCACGACTACGCGGCGCTCGCGCTCGCGAGGGAGGCGGCGCAATGAAGCTGCCCGCCTACGCATGGCTTGCGCTCGCGATCGTCGCCGAGGTGATCGGCACGTCCGCGCTGCGCGCATCCGAGGGATTCACGCGGCTCGTGCCGACGCTGATCGTGGTGGCCGGCTACGCCATCGCGTTCTATGGTTTGTCGCTGACCTTGAAGAGCATGCCGGTCGGGATCGTCTATGCGATCTGGTCCGGCGCCGGCATCGTGCTGATCACGCTGGTGGCGATCGTGCTGTACAGGCAGGTGCCGGACCTGCCGGCCGTGATCGGGCTCGGACTGATCATCGCGGGCGTCGTCGTCCTCAATCTGTTCTCGAAGATGCAGGCGCACTGAGTGGTAACGGTGCTTCGTTGCGCGCGGACCTCGCGTGCCCGAGGCCCGCATGCGACGCGTCGAACGAAATCGTTCAAGCGCGGCGGCGGGTTCAGTCGTCGTAATCGTCGTCGGACATGAACGCGCGCATGAACACGAGTGCGCCCCAGCCCCAGATCGCGTTCGCCGCGAAGCCGACCGCGAGCGGCGAGAGCATGTTGCCGGCCGGCCAGATGCCGCGCAGCGGATCGATCACGAACACGCGCGCGGCCGTCGGCACGAGGCCGCCGAATACCAGCGCCTGCACCCACGGCGCGCGCCGCTCGGGCGCCACGCGCAGCAGCCATGCCATCAGGATCGCCCAGCACGCGCTGACGAGCGCGTTGACAATGAATTCCGGCATGCCGAGCGGCGCGAACGGCACGACCGAGAAGCCGGCCGTCTCGATGAGTCCCGCCGCGTGCAGCAGCG
The genomic region above belongs to Burkholderia plantarii and contains:
- a CDS encoding heme-degrading domain-containing protein, giving the protein MDLAHDLQSILVQEHTLVFPQFDTGRAWALGVRLREMAVARGHAVAIDIGTFGQPLFFAALDGATPDNLVWIARKRNTVAHFRRSSYAIGLRMKQAGTTLFAKHALPASEYAEHGGAFPLAVAGVGVIGTVTVSGLPQRADHELVVEALSAELGHDYAALALAREAAQ
- a CDS encoding DMT family transporter, translated to MKLPAYAWLALAIVAEVIGTSALRASEGFTRLVPTLIVVAGYAIAFYGLSLTLKSMPVGIVYAIWSGAGIVLITLVAIVLYRQVPDLPAVIGLGLIIAGVVVLNLFSKMQAH